CTCTGCCGGTGAGTCACAGCTCACACCTCCATTTTTAGACCTGAAAGGTgcgaaaataaaaaaaattctgagtGACTGACATGAAGTCTAAGGCCTGAAGTGAAAACCTTTGACGTCTGTCGTCTCACAGTCCTGCTGCCAGTGAAGGAGCAGCGTTTGACTGTGAAACTGTCGTGCAGTCGGTCACCGTCCTCGGGCTGAAGAGCAAACCGTCCACGGTGCTCGTGCACGTGTCAGGTGAGGAGATCTGCATTAActtttatatatcatatatattcaCAGTTTGAGAGTGGAAATGACATCTCAAATGCACCAACTCAAATCCCAGAACAAGCAAAGCCACATTAGCATTTTTGGGTGTTTAACCAGGTGAGACTGAGGTTTGTGATAATAATAACCTCTGATAATGCCCCATTGTTTAGTCCATCTGTTACTGACACTTTTTGCAAACACCccttcattgtatttttttcttaattataaataaaatcaaaataaatataattttatatgcatacatttattttaatattatatttatttgtatcatattttataattgtgttttattcactTAATTCAATAGCAAGGTAGATTTTTAGTCaattttaagcagttttgaaatatttttttattattgtcattcattatttattttgtttgaactTGTGAGGTCATATGTCGGaataattttctcttttaaatttgaaaaaaagtgatcaaaTGCTTATTGTGTGTTTGGGCATAATGTATGCACAATATATTGACAAATAcagtgaagcaaaaaaaaaagtattgaaaattAAAGGACAAAGAAAATCATAATATCAGTGAGGTGCAAGGTACATGGTAGATTTataagtcatttatttttaaatttgtccttaaatcctgctacatcttttggagtCAAAGGACGAGTTCAGGATTCCCACAGCCAGCCTCAAAGTCTGGTggtaaatcaaaatcaaaaaaagcaaaatgacttttttaaatctgtaacaatttataacaaaactGGGACTCTGCTGCAGAAATAACCAAGAACAGTTTATAAAATCCAGATTTTTACCTCGGTGATCGGAGGTCATACATGTGTAGGCAAACATGTCAGCGAAGGCAGAAAAATCTGTTCAGAAAAATCACACAAGAAACAAAGTGTAAAATTTGGGGAatcaaacaggagaaaaaggCTGCAGAGCATCAACACTTTAATCTGGCAACTGAAGGAAAACTTTGGGCTTTAAAAACGTAAGAGCTGATTACTGACTCCACACAGGTGAGTCAAACAGGTGAAACACACAAAGTGATCAAACTCAGGAAGTAAAAGAAGCACGAAACACAATGAGatcttatttcaaaataaaactaaagaatAGTTAAGTTTTATGAACAAAAACTTGAGAGAATATCACATAAATCCtggaaatttagttttttttgcttttattagttaaaaaaagagtcaaagaCAAAGTGAAAGTCAAGACAAACCCTAGCACACGTTTTATGTCTCAGCAGGTGAGGACACCTCCGCTGCGTTTGAGTACTCGGAGACCTGCAGCTCGCTGACGGTCGGCGGCCTGAAGCTCAGAGTGGCGACAGACTGGGACATAAAGTTTACAGGTTAACTGTCGTGTGACGCTGATTTTTCTCTGGGTTTCTTTTTCGTGTGAAGCtgtgagaatattttttttagcaataaaaaagcgttaaataaataaaaatataaaaaattaaaattaaaataaatactaaataaatacacagctGGGGGAGGGGGAAATATTTGGAGCAAGAACTCAGAATTTCTGTCACAATTCACAAGTAAAAACTGTAATAGTCGATCAAATTAAATggagaattttaaagaaaaaaagaaaagttctcAGAGATTTAAGTGGTTAATTATATtacaagaaagagaaaaatcttCAATATTGagtttaaatttgtaaattgaagagaaaaaaaaccctcaaatatCCTCTGAAATTAAACTGGTAAATTTACGAGAATAATACTACCTTACTTTAATAATACAGGCAATTATACTCTCTGAGATTAAAGTGGtaattttttgagaaaaaaactcaagatATTCTCAGAGTTTCATTTCTGAGGGGTTCTTTTTGTAGATTTACCAATTATTCAGCTGcaatatctttgtttttcttgtaaatttacatcTTTAATTTCGGAGattcagagtattttttttctgaatattacCCTCCTTTCCCCACCTAtttggtattatttttttaacctacaaTGGTCCTTAAAATCAGTCGTAGATCCAAGattgattattaatattaatacatGAAAAATTATACGTGGTTTAAAAGTTGTGTAGTAAAAGTACTGAATAAAAGATGCACCAACGTGCAGATTCTTGTtgtaacagactttttttttaaaaattcctaaCATGATGTTAAACTAACACCTGGTGACAAAGAGACCATTTTGCTCAGTGTTGTGTTGTGTAACCTGACCTCCTCCTCACCCAAATAttcagagtcacacacacacacaaaatccacaATAACAAATGATGGAATAACAAGAAGCCCGAAATGTCAAATCACATCAGACGACGAGGTGCTGTAGCTAAAAgttaagcaaaataaataaataagaaatattcaactttatttatattgcccttttcaaaacaaagttcCTAAGTGTTTTAAAGCAAtacaaaaaataggaaaaattacaattactaTAAAAAAAGTCGTACAACACTGAGTGAAAGGAGCAACATGTAAGGAAATGTGAAATAATGCCGTTGTGTGTAAATTAGTTTTAAGAATTGATTTAGAGATAAAAGTGAGTTCAGCATCGTGAAAGCACACTTCTAAAAATGCGTTtttaagagatttaaaagaGGAAAAGCAGCTGGTCAGTCTGATTTCATCAGGGAGGTTTTCCAGAGATTTCGGGGCCCTGATGGAAAAGGTCCGGAAACAAGAggagacaatgagcaacttaataagacatggcccaatacttaaaaaaaaatccttaaaaagttacaaaaaaattagctgaaataaGTAcacaatggggaaaaaaatgcagatttttttttaaatgtgtatttgtcatatatattttactattttttgtgtattataattttaaatacaaaattattacaattctaaccatagttttctggacattttccccgatttttttatttttattattttttcagtaatcctcccttatttttttcaaaaaacacatttttaggtaACTTTATTGCCTCTAATATCTAATTTATAATAAAGGTGCTATAaagatgaaattattattataaaagctATTATCATAAAGGTGTGTTTTTAAGAGGGATCTAATGAGGAAACGCAGCTCGTCAGTCTGAGCTCCTCGTGGAGGTTATTACAGGACAGTGAATGCGGTGAGCAGTTTAATAAGACATGGACcaataatctgcaaaaaaaatcctcaaaaagttacaagaaaattacctgaaaataattacaaaaaatgcagaaaacttttaaaaatgtgtattttatatatatttcacttttttttgtttcataattttacatttaaaattattacaattataactagagttttttggacatttttcactatttttttttaaaattatatttagaaatcaatcaattttttGCCTCAGTTAACTCATTTATAATTAAGGTGCTATAAATAAAATTCGTCAGTCTGATCTCCTCGGAGATGTCGCGGGAGATCGGGGGCCCTGACGGAAACGGCCCGGCCATCTGTATCCTCCGCTCCACGTTATCGGTCTGTTTTTTGTAAAGCGCTCTCTAAGATGAGGTCATCTGCTGTGCACGCACGCAGCACACCTGACCGGTCGATCTCAGCTGTTTAACAATCCCTAAAACGTGGGACTGAATCTGAACTTTGCTAAAAATGTCTGCTGCTCCTCTTGGTGGCATCAGCCTGCTGTGGTTATGCTGAGACTGCTCAATGCTGAGCTCCATTGAGAAGAGGTTTAAAGGGGTTG
This portion of the Plectropomus leopardus isolate mb unplaced genomic scaffold, YSFRI_Pleo_2.0 unplaced_scaffold23664, whole genome shotgun sequence genome encodes:
- the LOC121966237 gene encoding neutral alpha-glucosidase C-like is translated as MLSGRLLCRPAASEGAAFDCETVVQSVTVLGLKSKPSTVLVHVSGEDTSAAFEYSETCSSLTVGGLKLRVATDWDIKFTG